From a region of the Cyclopterus lumpus isolate fCycLum1 chromosome 5, fCycLum1.pri, whole genome shotgun sequence genome:
- the zmynd8 gene encoding protein kinase C-binding protein 1 isoform X3, with the protein MEISTRSKVSDAGPTERMTQKRKMPSPSPSSNGHSSAETSPCPVKKKKKPGAVSSSKDQSELRHGPFYYVKQPALTTDPVDVVPQDGRNDFYCWLCHREGQVLCCELCPRVYHAKCLKLPAEPEGDWFCPECEKITVAECIETQSKAMMMLTIEQLSYLLKFALQKMKQPGDHPRLSSRSPHAASTQRKTFNWTEPFQKPVSLEQHPDYAEYIFHPMDLCTLEKNIKKKMYGCTEAFLADAKWILHNCIIYNGGMFNCNHKLTATAKVIVKICEHEMNEIEVCPECYLSACQKRDNWFCEPCSNPHPLVWAKLKGFPFWPAKALRDKDGQVDARFFGQHDRAWVPLNNCYLMSKEIPFSVKKTKSIFNSAMQEMEVYVENVRKKFGVFNYASFRTPYSPDNNFQMLLDPSNPSSTPIKPEKQEKIKLSFDMTASPKISLARTMLSGPGVGGSSAGRRLPLSDMPRSPMSTNSSAHTGSDGETETADKSQAKAPNSQYSTGEESMDCTASPAQPRPCPAGSSLDSPKPFHSQAPGAAKQEKTPPTGSILNLNLDRSKAEMDLKELSETVQQKQGAPPALTSPKRQIKSRFQLNLDKTIESCKAQLGIDEISVDVYKGVEHSDTEDSDKSDSSDSEYASDEEQKTRDGPDEAPSDEAQQDSTKDQPSPSQEEGEADSYVSSETTADDATATASDAPTKEQINTESVKESPEKTKAPPASPVLRGKGQAKEGAKQPVPVEDSDSERELVIDLGEEQGGKDRKRSRKDNTAVKESSAGKTEGKAPTSSTLPSQNSTAPSTPSSLSTQSSMAVPVTMVSFTTPSPATISLATVSGATATPPPSSSSSSSSSSSSSSSSSASTTPALKKQRPLLPRETVPVVQRAVVWSPTSKFQTSSQKWHMQKVQRQQQNQQPAGTAQTQASSPREGEAQVLTQAQATGNGSTAVSSSSAQQSSQSTRYQTRQAVKAVQQKDPPLSTSTSAVTLVSSSPSSVAMIAASSLGTAATSSPVATDLYIPTASADVAADIAKYTNKIMDAIKGTMSEIYNDLSKSTSGNTIAEIRRLRIEIEKLQWLHQQELSEMKHNLELTMAEMRQSLEQERERLVSEVKKQMELEKQQAADETKKKQWCANCRKEAIFYCCWNTSYCDYPCQQAHWPEHMKSCTQSATAPQQEPEAESTADLPNKGLGPPGGGPNSLRDTAVSAPPDKDCDAEKSSNNVAVTLS; encoded by the exons ATGGAGATCTCGACGCGATCCAAGG ttTCGGACGCGGGGCCGACGGAGCGGATGACCCAAAAACGAAAGATGCCGAGTCCCTCTCCCTCGTCTAACGGTCACTCCTCGGCCGAGACGTCCCCCTGCCctgtgaaaaagaagaagaagccaggTGCTGTGAGCAGCAGCAAAGACCAG TCCGAGCTCAGACACGGCCCCTTTTACTATGTGAAGCAGCCGGCGCTCACCACAGACCCCGTCGATGTCGTACCGCAGGACGGCAGGAACGACTTCTACTGCTGGCTGTGCCACCGCGAGGGCCAGGTGCTCTGCTGTGAGCTCTGCCCCAGGGTGTACCACGCCAAGTGCCTCAAACTACCAGCCGAGCCCGAGGGCGACTGGTTCTGTCCGGAGTGTGAG AAAATAACCGTTGCAGAGTGTATAGAGACTCAGAGCAAAGCCATGATGATGCTAACTATAGAGCAGCTGTCTTACCTACTAAAGTTTGCCCTCCAGAAGATGAAGCAGCCAGGT GATCATCCCCGCTTGTCATCTCGCTCCCCCCATGCAGCTTCCACGCAGAGAAAGACTTTTAATTGG ACCGAACCCTTCCAGAAACCGGTCTCTCTCGAGCAGCATCCAGATTACGCAGAGTACATCTTTCACCCCATGGACCTTTGCACGCTTGAGAAG aatattaaaaagaaaatgtatggcTGCACAGAGGCCTTCTTGGCAGATGCAAAATGGATTTTGCACAACTGTATTATATACAACGGAGGTATGTTTAATT GCAACCACAAACTCACGGCTACAGCTAAAGTGATTGTAAAGATCTGTGAACATGAG ATGAATGAGATTGAAGTGTGTCCTGAGTGTTATCTGTCCGCTTGCCAAAAGAGGGACAACTGGTTCTGTGAGCCTTGT agtaACCCACACCCTCTAGTGTGGGCCAAACTGAAAGGATTTCCATTCTGGCCCGCTAAAGCTCTGCGGGACAAAGATGGACAAGTGGACGCTCGCTTTTTCGGTCAGCACGACAG GGCTTGGGTGCCTTTAAACAACTGCTACCTCATGTCCAAAGAGATTCCGTTCTCTGTGAAGAAGACCAAGAGCATCTTCAACAGCGCCATGCAAGAGATGGAGGTCTATGTGGAGAACGTGAGGAAGAAGTTTGGAGTGTTTAACTACGCCTCCTTCAGGACGCCTTACAGTCCTGACAACAACTTCCAGATGCTGCTGGATCCCTCCAACCCGTCGTCCACCCCGATCAAACCGGAGAAACAGGAGAAGATCAAGCTGAGCTTTGATATGACGGCTTCGCCCAAGATCTCTCTGGCCAGGACCATGCTGTCTGGGCCCGGGGTGGGAGGGAGCTCAGCGGGCCGGCGGCTCCCCCTCAGTGATATGCCTCGCTCCCCCATGAGCACCAACTCCTCTGCCCATACTGGTTCGGATGGGGAAACGGAGACAGCGGACAAGTCCCAGGCAAAGGCTCCAAACAGCCAGTACAGTACAGGAGAAGAGTCCATGGACTGTACAG CATCACCTGCCCAGCCTCGACCTTGTCCCGCAGGCAGTTCCTTAGACAGCCCTAAACCATTCCACTCTCAAGCTCCCGGCGCTGCCAAGCAGGAGAAGACGCCGCCGACAGGAAGCATACTAAACCTCAATCTAG ATCGCAGTAAAGCAGAAATGGACCTAAAGGAGCTCAGTGAGACGGTTCAGCAGAAACAAGGAGCCCCACCAGCCCTCACCTCTCCAAAGAGACAGATCAAGAGCCGTTTTCAGCTCAACTTGGACAAAACCATTGAGAGTTGCAAGGCACAGTTGG GCATAGATGAGATATCTGTTGATGTGTACAAAGGTGTGGAACACAGTGACACGGAGGACTCTGATAAATCTGACTCCAGTGACAGTGAGTATGCCAGTGATGAGGAGCAAAAGACAAGAGATGGTCCGGATGAGGCACCCAGCGATGAGGCCCAGCAGGATTCTACCAAAGACCAACCTTCCCCGAGCCAAGAGGAGGGTGAAGCTGATTCGTACGTGTCGTCCGAGACGACAGCGGACGACGCCACTGCAACAGCATCCGATGCTCCAACTAAAGAGCAAATAAACACAGAGTCTGTAAAAGAGAGCCCGGAAAAGACCAAAGCGCCTCCGGCATCACCTGTTCTCAGGGGGAAGGGTCAGGCGAAAGAAGGGGCAAAGCAGCCCGTTCCCGTGGAGGACTCTGactcagagagagagctggTTATTGACCTCGGAGAGGAACAGGGAGgcaaggacaggaagaggagcaggaaagACAACACCGCCGTTAAAGAGTCTTCTGCTGGTAAAACTGAAG GGAAAGCCCCGACCTCATCGACACTCCCGTCTCAAAACAGTACAGCTCCCTCCACTCCCTCCAGCCTTTCCACACAGTCCTCCATGGCAGTTCCTGTCACCATGGTCTCCTTCACTACTCCCTCACCCGCAACCATAAGCCTCGCAACCGTGTCCGGTGCCACCGCAAcaccccccccttcctcctcctcctcctcttcttcctcctcctcctcctcctcctcctcctcagcctcgaCCACACCGGCTTTGAAGAAACAGCGTCCTCTGCTGCCCCGAGAGACGGTGCCGGTGGTGCAGAGAGCCGTGGTGTGGAGTCCCACGTCCAAGTTTCAGACCTCCTCTCAGAAGTGGCACATGCAGAAGGTGCAGCGGCAGCAACAGAACCAGCAACCCGCGGGCACCGCCCAGACGCAGGCGTCGTCTCCCAGGGAAGGCGAGGCTCAGGTTCTGACCCAGGCGCAGGCCACCGGGAACGGCTCCACAGCAGTGTCCTCCTCTTCGGCACAGCAGTCTTCTCAAAGCACTCGCTATCAGACCAGGCAGGCTGTTAAAG CCGTTCAACAAAAAGACCCTCCACTCAGCACATCCACGTCGGCTGTCACTCTGGTGTCCAGTAGCCCGTCTTCTGTTGCCATGATCGCGGCATCAAGTTTAGGCACAGCAGCTACGTCGTCGCCCGTGGCGACCGACCTGTATATCCCCACAGCCTCCGCGGATGTAGCTGCAGACATTGCCAAGTACACAAACAAA ATAATGGATGCAATCAAAGGTACAATGTCTGAAATCTACAACGACCTCTCGAAGAGTACTTCAGGAAATACAATAGCAGAG ataAGACGACTGAGAATCGAAATAGAAAAATTACAGTGGCTGCATCAACAAGAGCTGTCGGAAATGAAGCACAATCTCG AGCTGACAATGGCGGAGATGAGGCAAAGTCTGGAGCAGGAGCGAGAGAGGTTGGTGAGCGAGGTGAAGAAACAGATGGAGCTGGAGAAGCAGCAAGCGGCGGATGAGACGAAGAAGAAACAGTGGTGTGCCAACTGCAGAAAAGAGGCCATTTTCTACTGCTGCTGGAACACCAGCTACTGCGACTACCCGTGTCAGCAGGCCCACTGGCCAGAACACATGAAGTCCTGCACTCAGTCAG CCACGGCCCCACAGCAAGAGCCCGAGGCCGAGTCGACCGCAGACCTCCCAAACAAAGGTTTAGGGCCGCCCGGCGGCGGCCCGAACTCTCTGAGAGACACGGCGGTCTCCGCACCGCCAGACAAAGACTGTGACGCGGAGAAGAGCTCGAACAACGTTGCTGTCACTCTGTCCTGA
- the zmynd8 gene encoding protein kinase C-binding protein 1 isoform X4 codes for MHPQSVSEEEEKTEITTGGMEISTRSKVSDAGPTERMTQKRKMPSPSPSSNGHSSAETSPCPVKKKKKPGAVSSSKDQSELRHGPFYYVKQPALTTDPVDVVPQDGRNDFYCWLCHREGQVLCCELCPRVYHAKCLKLPAEPEGDWFCPECEKITVAECIETQSKAMMMLTIEQLSYLLKFALQKMKQPGTEPFQKPVSLEQHPDYAEYIFHPMDLCTLEKNIKKKMYGCTEAFLADAKWILHNCIIYNGGMFNCNHKLTATAKVIVKICEHEMNEIEVCPECYLSACQKRDNWFCEPCSNPHPLVWAKLKGFPFWPAKALRDKDGQVDARFFGQHDRAWVPLNNCYLMSKEIPFSVKKTKSIFNSAMQEMEVYVENVRKKFGVFNYASFRTPYSPDNNFQMLLDPSNPSSTPIKPEKQEKIKLSFDMTASPKISLARTMLSGPGVGGSSAGRRLPLSDMPRSPMSTNSSAHTGSDGETETADKSQAKAPNSQYSTGEESMDCTASPAQPRPCPAGSSLDSPKPFHSQAPGAAKQEKTPPTGSILNLNLDRSKAEMDLKELSETVQQKQGAPPALTSPKRQIKSRFQLNLDKTIESCKAQLGIDEISVDVYKGVEHSDTEDSDKSDSSDSEYASDEEQKTRDGPDEAPSDEAQQDSTKDQPSPSQEEGEADSYVSSETTADDATATASDAPTKEQINTESVKESPEKTKAPPASPVLRGKGQAKEGAKQPVPVEDSDSERELVIDLGEEQGGKDRKRSRKDNTAVKESSAGKTEGKAPTSSTLPSQNSTAPSTPSSLSTQSSMAVPVTMVSFTTPSPATISLATVSGATATPPPSSSSSSSSSSSSSSSSSASTTPALKKQRPLLPRETVPVVQRAVVWSPTSKFQTSSQKWHMQKVQRQQQNQQPAGTAQTQASSPREGEAQVLTQAQATGNGSTAVSSSSAQQSSQSTRYQTRQAVKAVQQKDPPLSTSTSAVTLVSSSPSSVAMIAASSLGTAATSSPVATDLYIPTASADVAADIAKYTNKIMDAIKGTMSEIYNDLSKSTSGNTIAEIRRLRIEIEKLQWLHQQELSEMKHNLELTMAEMRQSLEQERERLVSEVKKQMELEKQQAADETKKKQWCANCRKEAIFYCCWNTSYCDYPCQQAHWPEHMKSCTQSATAPQQEPEAESTADLPNKGLGPPGGGPNSLRDTAVSAPPDKDCDAEKSSNNVAVTLS; via the exons ATGCATCCACAGAG TgtgtcagaggaagaggagaaaacgGAGATTACGACAGGAGGCATGGAGATCTCGACGCGATCCAAGG ttTCGGACGCGGGGCCGACGGAGCGGATGACCCAAAAACGAAAGATGCCGAGTCCCTCTCCCTCGTCTAACGGTCACTCCTCGGCCGAGACGTCCCCCTGCCctgtgaaaaagaagaagaagccaggTGCTGTGAGCAGCAGCAAAGACCAG TCCGAGCTCAGACACGGCCCCTTTTACTATGTGAAGCAGCCGGCGCTCACCACAGACCCCGTCGATGTCGTACCGCAGGACGGCAGGAACGACTTCTACTGCTGGCTGTGCCACCGCGAGGGCCAGGTGCTCTGCTGTGAGCTCTGCCCCAGGGTGTACCACGCCAAGTGCCTCAAACTACCAGCCGAGCCCGAGGGCGACTGGTTCTGTCCGGAGTGTGAG AAAATAACCGTTGCAGAGTGTATAGAGACTCAGAGCAAAGCCATGATGATGCTAACTATAGAGCAGCTGTCTTACCTACTAAAGTTTGCCCTCCAGAAGATGAAGCAGCCAGGT ACCGAACCCTTCCAGAAACCGGTCTCTCTCGAGCAGCATCCAGATTACGCAGAGTACATCTTTCACCCCATGGACCTTTGCACGCTTGAGAAG aatattaaaaagaaaatgtatggcTGCACAGAGGCCTTCTTGGCAGATGCAAAATGGATTTTGCACAACTGTATTATATACAACGGAGGTATGTTTAATT GCAACCACAAACTCACGGCTACAGCTAAAGTGATTGTAAAGATCTGTGAACATGAG ATGAATGAGATTGAAGTGTGTCCTGAGTGTTATCTGTCCGCTTGCCAAAAGAGGGACAACTGGTTCTGTGAGCCTTGT agtaACCCACACCCTCTAGTGTGGGCCAAACTGAAAGGATTTCCATTCTGGCCCGCTAAAGCTCTGCGGGACAAAGATGGACAAGTGGACGCTCGCTTTTTCGGTCAGCACGACAG GGCTTGGGTGCCTTTAAACAACTGCTACCTCATGTCCAAAGAGATTCCGTTCTCTGTGAAGAAGACCAAGAGCATCTTCAACAGCGCCATGCAAGAGATGGAGGTCTATGTGGAGAACGTGAGGAAGAAGTTTGGAGTGTTTAACTACGCCTCCTTCAGGACGCCTTACAGTCCTGACAACAACTTCCAGATGCTGCTGGATCCCTCCAACCCGTCGTCCACCCCGATCAAACCGGAGAAACAGGAGAAGATCAAGCTGAGCTTTGATATGACGGCTTCGCCCAAGATCTCTCTGGCCAGGACCATGCTGTCTGGGCCCGGGGTGGGAGGGAGCTCAGCGGGCCGGCGGCTCCCCCTCAGTGATATGCCTCGCTCCCCCATGAGCACCAACTCCTCTGCCCATACTGGTTCGGATGGGGAAACGGAGACAGCGGACAAGTCCCAGGCAAAGGCTCCAAACAGCCAGTACAGTACAGGAGAAGAGTCCATGGACTGTACAG CATCACCTGCCCAGCCTCGACCTTGTCCCGCAGGCAGTTCCTTAGACAGCCCTAAACCATTCCACTCTCAAGCTCCCGGCGCTGCCAAGCAGGAGAAGACGCCGCCGACAGGAAGCATACTAAACCTCAATCTAG ATCGCAGTAAAGCAGAAATGGACCTAAAGGAGCTCAGTGAGACGGTTCAGCAGAAACAAGGAGCCCCACCAGCCCTCACCTCTCCAAAGAGACAGATCAAGAGCCGTTTTCAGCTCAACTTGGACAAAACCATTGAGAGTTGCAAGGCACAGTTGG GCATAGATGAGATATCTGTTGATGTGTACAAAGGTGTGGAACACAGTGACACGGAGGACTCTGATAAATCTGACTCCAGTGACAGTGAGTATGCCAGTGATGAGGAGCAAAAGACAAGAGATGGTCCGGATGAGGCACCCAGCGATGAGGCCCAGCAGGATTCTACCAAAGACCAACCTTCCCCGAGCCAAGAGGAGGGTGAAGCTGATTCGTACGTGTCGTCCGAGACGACAGCGGACGACGCCACTGCAACAGCATCCGATGCTCCAACTAAAGAGCAAATAAACACAGAGTCTGTAAAAGAGAGCCCGGAAAAGACCAAAGCGCCTCCGGCATCACCTGTTCTCAGGGGGAAGGGTCAGGCGAAAGAAGGGGCAAAGCAGCCCGTTCCCGTGGAGGACTCTGactcagagagagagctggTTATTGACCTCGGAGAGGAACAGGGAGgcaaggacaggaagaggagcaggaaagACAACACCGCCGTTAAAGAGTCTTCTGCTGGTAAAACTGAAG GGAAAGCCCCGACCTCATCGACACTCCCGTCTCAAAACAGTACAGCTCCCTCCACTCCCTCCAGCCTTTCCACACAGTCCTCCATGGCAGTTCCTGTCACCATGGTCTCCTTCACTACTCCCTCACCCGCAACCATAAGCCTCGCAACCGTGTCCGGTGCCACCGCAAcaccccccccttcctcctcctcctcctcttcttcctcctcctcctcctcctcctcctcctcagcctcgaCCACACCGGCTTTGAAGAAACAGCGTCCTCTGCTGCCCCGAGAGACGGTGCCGGTGGTGCAGAGAGCCGTGGTGTGGAGTCCCACGTCCAAGTTTCAGACCTCCTCTCAGAAGTGGCACATGCAGAAGGTGCAGCGGCAGCAACAGAACCAGCAACCCGCGGGCACCGCCCAGACGCAGGCGTCGTCTCCCAGGGAAGGCGAGGCTCAGGTTCTGACCCAGGCGCAGGCCACCGGGAACGGCTCCACAGCAGTGTCCTCCTCTTCGGCACAGCAGTCTTCTCAAAGCACTCGCTATCAGACCAGGCAGGCTGTTAAAG CCGTTCAACAAAAAGACCCTCCACTCAGCACATCCACGTCGGCTGTCACTCTGGTGTCCAGTAGCCCGTCTTCTGTTGCCATGATCGCGGCATCAAGTTTAGGCACAGCAGCTACGTCGTCGCCCGTGGCGACCGACCTGTATATCCCCACAGCCTCCGCGGATGTAGCTGCAGACATTGCCAAGTACACAAACAAA ATAATGGATGCAATCAAAGGTACAATGTCTGAAATCTACAACGACCTCTCGAAGAGTACTTCAGGAAATACAATAGCAGAG ataAGACGACTGAGAATCGAAATAGAAAAATTACAGTGGCTGCATCAACAAGAGCTGTCGGAAATGAAGCACAATCTCG AGCTGACAATGGCGGAGATGAGGCAAAGTCTGGAGCAGGAGCGAGAGAGGTTGGTGAGCGAGGTGAAGAAACAGATGGAGCTGGAGAAGCAGCAAGCGGCGGATGAGACGAAGAAGAAACAGTGGTGTGCCAACTGCAGAAAAGAGGCCATTTTCTACTGCTGCTGGAACACCAGCTACTGCGACTACCCGTGTCAGCAGGCCCACTGGCCAGAACACATGAAGTCCTGCACTCAGTCAG CCACGGCCCCACAGCAAGAGCCCGAGGCCGAGTCGACCGCAGACCTCCCAAACAAAGGTTTAGGGCCGCCCGGCGGCGGCCCGAACTCTCTGAGAGACACGGCGGTCTCCGCACCGCCAGACAAAGACTGTGACGCGGAGAAGAGCTCGAACAACGTTGCTGTCACTCTGTCCTGA
- the zmynd8 gene encoding protein kinase C-binding protein 1 isoform X2, with translation MHPQSVSEEEEKTEITTGGMEISTRSKVSDAGPTERMTQKRKMPSPSPSSNGHSSAETSPCPVKKKKKPGAVSSSKDQSELRHGPFYYVKQPALTTDPVDVVPQDGRNDFYCWLCHREGQVLCCELCPRVYHAKCLKLPAEPEGDWFCPECEKITVAECIETQSKAMMMLTIEQLSYLLKFALQKMKQPGDHPRLSSRSPHAASTQRKTFNWTEPFQKPVSLEQHPDYAEYIFHPMDLCTLEKNIKKKMYGCTEAFLADAKWILHNCIIYNGGNHKLTATAKVIVKICEHEMNEIEVCPECYLSACQKRDNWFCEPCSNPHPLVWAKLKGFPFWPAKALRDKDGQVDARFFGQHDRAWVPLNNCYLMSKEIPFSVKKTKSIFNSAMQEMEVYVENVRKKFGVFNYASFRTPYSPDNNFQMLLDPSNPSSTPIKPEKQEKIKLSFDMTASPKISLARTMLSGPGVGGSSAGRRLPLSDMPRSPMSTNSSAHTGSDGETETADKSQAKAPNSQYSTGEESMDCTASPAQPRPCPAGSSLDSPKPFHSQAPGAAKQEKTPPTGSILNLNLDRSKAEMDLKELSETVQQKQGAPPALTSPKRQIKSRFQLNLDKTIESCKAQLGIDEISVDVYKGVEHSDTEDSDKSDSSDSEYASDEEQKTRDGPDEAPSDEAQQDSTKDQPSPSQEEGEADSYVSSETTADDATATASDAPTKEQINTESVKESPEKTKAPPASPVLRGKGQAKEGAKQPVPVEDSDSERELVIDLGEEQGGKDRKRSRKDNTAVKESSAGKTEGKAPTSSTLPSQNSTAPSTPSSLSTQSSMAVPVTMVSFTTPSPATISLATVSGATATPPPSSSSSSSSSSSSSSSSSASTTPALKKQRPLLPRETVPVVQRAVVWSPTSKFQTSSQKWHMQKVQRQQQNQQPAGTAQTQASSPREGEAQVLTQAQATGNGSTAVSSSSAQQSSQSTRYQTRQAVKAVQQKDPPLSTSTSAVTLVSSSPSSVAMIAASSLGTAATSSPVATDLYIPTASADVAADIAKYTNKIMDAIKGTMSEIYNDLSKSTSGNTIAEIRRLRIEIEKLQWLHQQELSEMKHNLELTMAEMRQSLEQERERLVSEVKKQMELEKQQAADETKKKQWCANCRKEAIFYCCWNTSYCDYPCQQAHWPEHMKSCTQSATAPQQEPEAESTADLPNKGLGPPGGGPNSLRDTAVSAPPDKDCDAEKSSNNVAVTLS, from the exons ATGCATCCACAGAG TgtgtcagaggaagaggagaaaacgGAGATTACGACAGGAGGCATGGAGATCTCGACGCGATCCAAGG ttTCGGACGCGGGGCCGACGGAGCGGATGACCCAAAAACGAAAGATGCCGAGTCCCTCTCCCTCGTCTAACGGTCACTCCTCGGCCGAGACGTCCCCCTGCCctgtgaaaaagaagaagaagccaggTGCTGTGAGCAGCAGCAAAGACCAG TCCGAGCTCAGACACGGCCCCTTTTACTATGTGAAGCAGCCGGCGCTCACCACAGACCCCGTCGATGTCGTACCGCAGGACGGCAGGAACGACTTCTACTGCTGGCTGTGCCACCGCGAGGGCCAGGTGCTCTGCTGTGAGCTCTGCCCCAGGGTGTACCACGCCAAGTGCCTCAAACTACCAGCCGAGCCCGAGGGCGACTGGTTCTGTCCGGAGTGTGAG AAAATAACCGTTGCAGAGTGTATAGAGACTCAGAGCAAAGCCATGATGATGCTAACTATAGAGCAGCTGTCTTACCTACTAAAGTTTGCCCTCCAGAAGATGAAGCAGCCAGGT GATCATCCCCGCTTGTCATCTCGCTCCCCCCATGCAGCTTCCACGCAGAGAAAGACTTTTAATTGG ACCGAACCCTTCCAGAAACCGGTCTCTCTCGAGCAGCATCCAGATTACGCAGAGTACATCTTTCACCCCATGGACCTTTGCACGCTTGAGAAG aatattaaaaagaaaatgtatggcTGCACAGAGGCCTTCTTGGCAGATGCAAAATGGATTTTGCACAACTGTATTATATACAACGGAG GCAACCACAAACTCACGGCTACAGCTAAAGTGATTGTAAAGATCTGTGAACATGAG ATGAATGAGATTGAAGTGTGTCCTGAGTGTTATCTGTCCGCTTGCCAAAAGAGGGACAACTGGTTCTGTGAGCCTTGT agtaACCCACACCCTCTAGTGTGGGCCAAACTGAAAGGATTTCCATTCTGGCCCGCTAAAGCTCTGCGGGACAAAGATGGACAAGTGGACGCTCGCTTTTTCGGTCAGCACGACAG GGCTTGGGTGCCTTTAAACAACTGCTACCTCATGTCCAAAGAGATTCCGTTCTCTGTGAAGAAGACCAAGAGCATCTTCAACAGCGCCATGCAAGAGATGGAGGTCTATGTGGAGAACGTGAGGAAGAAGTTTGGAGTGTTTAACTACGCCTCCTTCAGGACGCCTTACAGTCCTGACAACAACTTCCAGATGCTGCTGGATCCCTCCAACCCGTCGTCCACCCCGATCAAACCGGAGAAACAGGAGAAGATCAAGCTGAGCTTTGATATGACGGCTTCGCCCAAGATCTCTCTGGCCAGGACCATGCTGTCTGGGCCCGGGGTGGGAGGGAGCTCAGCGGGCCGGCGGCTCCCCCTCAGTGATATGCCTCGCTCCCCCATGAGCACCAACTCCTCTGCCCATACTGGTTCGGATGGGGAAACGGAGACAGCGGACAAGTCCCAGGCAAAGGCTCCAAACAGCCAGTACAGTACAGGAGAAGAGTCCATGGACTGTACAG CATCACCTGCCCAGCCTCGACCTTGTCCCGCAGGCAGTTCCTTAGACAGCCCTAAACCATTCCACTCTCAAGCTCCCGGCGCTGCCAAGCAGGAGAAGACGCCGCCGACAGGAAGCATACTAAACCTCAATCTAG ATCGCAGTAAAGCAGAAATGGACCTAAAGGAGCTCAGTGAGACGGTTCAGCAGAAACAAGGAGCCCCACCAGCCCTCACCTCTCCAAAGAGACAGATCAAGAGCCGTTTTCAGCTCAACTTGGACAAAACCATTGAGAGTTGCAAGGCACAGTTGG GCATAGATGAGATATCTGTTGATGTGTACAAAGGTGTGGAACACAGTGACACGGAGGACTCTGATAAATCTGACTCCAGTGACAGTGAGTATGCCAGTGATGAGGAGCAAAAGACAAGAGATGGTCCGGATGAGGCACCCAGCGATGAGGCCCAGCAGGATTCTACCAAAGACCAACCTTCCCCGAGCCAAGAGGAGGGTGAAGCTGATTCGTACGTGTCGTCCGAGACGACAGCGGACGACGCCACTGCAACAGCATCCGATGCTCCAACTAAAGAGCAAATAAACACAGAGTCTGTAAAAGAGAGCCCGGAAAAGACCAAAGCGCCTCCGGCATCACCTGTTCTCAGGGGGAAGGGTCAGGCGAAAGAAGGGGCAAAGCAGCCCGTTCCCGTGGAGGACTCTGactcagagagagagctggTTATTGACCTCGGAGAGGAACAGGGAGgcaaggacaggaagaggagcaggaaagACAACACCGCCGTTAAAGAGTCTTCTGCTGGTAAAACTGAAG GGAAAGCCCCGACCTCATCGACACTCCCGTCTCAAAACAGTACAGCTCCCTCCACTCCCTCCAGCCTTTCCACACAGTCCTCCATGGCAGTTCCTGTCACCATGGTCTCCTTCACTACTCCCTCACCCGCAACCATAAGCCTCGCAACCGTGTCCGGTGCCACCGCAAcaccccccccttcctcctcctcctcctcttcttcctcctcctcctcctcctcctcctcctcagcctcgaCCACACCGGCTTTGAAGAAACAGCGTCCTCTGCTGCCCCGAGAGACGGTGCCGGTGGTGCAGAGAGCCGTGGTGTGGAGTCCCACGTCCAAGTTTCAGACCTCCTCTCAGAAGTGGCACATGCAGAAGGTGCAGCGGCAGCAACAGAACCAGCAACCCGCGGGCACCGCCCAGACGCAGGCGTCGTCTCCCAGGGAAGGCGAGGCTCAGGTTCTGACCCAGGCGCAGGCCACCGGGAACGGCTCCACAGCAGTGTCCTCCTCTTCGGCACAGCAGTCTTCTCAAAGCACTCGCTATCAGACCAGGCAGGCTGTTAAAG CCGTTCAACAAAAAGACCCTCCACTCAGCACATCCACGTCGGCTGTCACTCTGGTGTCCAGTAGCCCGTCTTCTGTTGCCATGATCGCGGCATCAAGTTTAGGCACAGCAGCTACGTCGTCGCCCGTGGCGACCGACCTGTATATCCCCACAGCCTCCGCGGATGTAGCTGCAGACATTGCCAAGTACACAAACAAA ATAATGGATGCAATCAAAGGTACAATGTCTGAAATCTACAACGACCTCTCGAAGAGTACTTCAGGAAATACAATAGCAGAG ataAGACGACTGAGAATCGAAATAGAAAAATTACAGTGGCTGCATCAACAAGAGCTGTCGGAAATGAAGCACAATCTCG AGCTGACAATGGCGGAGATGAGGCAAAGTCTGGAGCAGGAGCGAGAGAGGTTGGTGAGCGAGGTGAAGAAACAGATGGAGCTGGAGAAGCAGCAAGCGGCGGATGAGACGAAGAAGAAACAGTGGTGTGCCAACTGCAGAAAAGAGGCCATTTTCTACTGCTGCTGGAACACCAGCTACTGCGACTACCCGTGTCAGCAGGCCCACTGGCCAGAACACATGAAGTCCTGCACTCAGTCAG CCACGGCCCCACAGCAAGAGCCCGAGGCCGAGTCGACCGCAGACCTCCCAAACAAAGGTTTAGGGCCGCCCGGCGGCGGCCCGAACTCTCTGAGAGACACGGCGGTCTCCGCACCGCCAGACAAAGACTGTGACGCGGAGAAGAGCTCGAACAACGTTGCTGTCACTCTGTCCTGA